Proteins from one Nicotiana tabacum cultivar K326 chromosome 23, ASM71507v2, whole genome shotgun sequence genomic window:
- the LOC107790756 gene encoding putative 2-oxoglutarate-dependent dioxygenase AOP1.2 isoform X2, translating to MASKNMSNIPSIYLAEENLKPATSSWIAACQEVRQAFESYGCFVAIYDKISKELSNSIFQILPELFDLPSKIKSQNISDIPYFGYLPPNRSRPLYESMGIEDATNLQVVQGFTNLMWPSGNQHFCETFHFYGKKLAEFYEILCRMVFESYGVNKCYDFYAESNTLFLHRVNKYRVPRLDESTVGVSDHTDLDFITILHQNHVDGLEVKTKDGNWISVQFPPSSFVIMAGEGLRDGFHLVLFGMINDLLNSVVRVLLSYGGSHWFKSNSRHGAMEEYIQLCIESY from the exons ATGGCTTCCAAAAATATGTCCAATATTCCTAGTATATATCTTGCTGAAGAAAATCTAAAACCAGCAACAAGTTCTTGGATTGCAGCATGCCAAGAAGTTAGACAAGCATTCGAGTCGTATGGTTGTTTCGTGGCAATATATGATAAAATTTCTAAAGAGCTAAGCAACTCAATTTTCCAAATATTGCCAGAGTTGTTTGATCTCCCCAGTAAAATCAAAAGCCAAAATATTTCTGATATACCCTATTTTGGTTACCTACCACCAAATAGGTCAAGGCCTCTCTATGAAAGCATGGGAATTGAGGACGCAACAAATCTACAAGTTGTTCAAGGTTTCACTAATCTCATGTGGCCCTCAGGAAATCAGCATTTCTG TGAAACCTTCCATTTTTATGGAAAGAAACTAGCAGAGTTCTATGAGATTTTGTGCAGGATGGTATTTGAAAGCTATGGTGTGAACAAGTGCTACGATTTTTACGCTGAATCTAACACTTTGTTCCTCCATAGAGTGAACAAATATAGAGTGCCGAGATTGGACGAGTCTACAGTTGGTGTTTCAGATCATACAGACCTTGACTTCATCACTATACTTCACCAAAATCATGTTGATGGTTTAGAGGTCAAAACCAAGGATGGAAATTGGATCTCTGTTCAGTTTCCCCCTTCTTCTTTTGTTATCATGGCTGGTGAAGGACTTAGG GATGGGTTTCATTTGGTTCTCTTTGGGATGATAAATGACCTACTTAACTCAGTGGTTAGAGTACTGCTTTCATACGGCGGGAGTCATTGGTTCAAATCCAATAGTAG GCATGGAGCAATGGAAGAATATATTCAGCTGTGCATCGAGTCATATTGA
- the LOC107790756 gene encoding putative 2-oxoglutarate-dependent dioxygenase AOP1 isoform X1 produces MASKNMSNIPSIYLAEENLKPATSSWIAACQEVRQAFESYGCFVAIYDKISKELSNSIFQILPELFDLPSKIKSQNISDIPYFGYLPPNRSRPLYESMGIEDATNLQVVQGFTNLMWPSGNQHFCETFHFYGKKLAEFYEILCRMVFESYGVNKCYDFYAESNTLFLHRVNKYRVPRLDESTVGVSDHTDLDFITILHQNHVDGLEVKTKDGNWISVQFPPSSFVIMAGEGLRAWSNGRIYSAVHRVILKGKEERFSTAQMSFPKRIIEAPEELVTDKHSLQFKPFANLELLRLYYTEESKRAEDGLKAWFGI; encoded by the exons ATGGCTTCCAAAAATATGTCCAATATTCCTAGTATATATCTTGCTGAAGAAAATCTAAAACCAGCAACAAGTTCTTGGATTGCAGCATGCCAAGAAGTTAGACAAGCATTCGAGTCGTATGGTTGTTTCGTGGCAATATATGATAAAATTTCTAAAGAGCTAAGCAACTCAATTTTCCAAATATTGCCAGAGTTGTTTGATCTCCCCAGTAAAATCAAAAGCCAAAATATTTCTGATATACCCTATTTTGGTTACCTACCACCAAATAGGTCAAGGCCTCTCTATGAAAGCATGGGAATTGAGGACGCAACAAATCTACAAGTTGTTCAAGGTTTCACTAATCTCATGTGGCCCTCAGGAAATCAGCATTTCTG TGAAACCTTCCATTTTTATGGAAAGAAACTAGCAGAGTTCTATGAGATTTTGTGCAGGATGGTATTTGAAAGCTATGGTGTGAACAAGTGCTACGATTTTTACGCTGAATCTAACACTTTGTTCCTCCATAGAGTGAACAAATATAGAGTGCCGAGATTGGACGAGTCTACAGTTGGTGTTTCAGATCATACAGACCTTGACTTCATCACTATACTTCACCAAAATCATGTTGATGGTTTAGAGGTCAAAACCAAGGATGGAAATTGGATCTCTGTTCAGTTTCCCCCTTCTTCTTTTGTTATCATGGCTGGTGAAGGACTTAGG GCATGGAGCAATGGAAGAATATATTCAGCTGTGCATCGAGTCATATTGAAGGGAAAGGAAGAAAGATTTTCAACAGCACAAATGTCATTTCCCAAGAGAATAATAGAAGCACCAGAAGAGCTCGTTACTGATAAACATTCTTTGCAATTTAAGCCATTTGCTAATTTGGAATTACTACGACTCTATTACACAGAAGAAAGTAAGCGAGCAGAGGATGGTCTGAAAGCCTGGTTTGGTATTTAA